Genomic DNA from Ctenopharyngodon idella isolate HZGC_01 chromosome 1, HZGC01, whole genome shotgun sequence:
AGAACATGTGTGAGCTGCGCTGCTCTTGTAATCTAGGTATGAATGACACATTTACCACTTGCAACAGTCTGCAAGTTGTGACTATAAATCATTTCATACTGCATACCACAGCTGTGAGGACAAGCCCGTGCTAAATACAATAATGAGATTCACATagtcgtaaaaaaaaaaaaaaggaaatatgagggaattttaaaatttctgGAATTTTTTCAACATACATAAATTCTTAGGATTTTAGAAATGTTACTTTCAGGCCGGTAAATCAGGCCTGGGAGAgtaatgaaaattaataaattcttAAAAAGTCAGAGACATTTCTGTggttatttaaactttttagtTATGTTCAGGACTAAAATAACTCATTGGcttgacacacacatacatatacatacagtatataccgACGAGCCAAAACACTATGAACACCTGCCTAATATGTTGTTGGTCCTCTGAGTGCTGCCAAAATAGCGCCGACCCGCCAATGCATGACTCTACAATTGTTACAAATGGCAGTTGAAATGAATGAACAGCACTCTCTTCCACTCTTATTACCTACAACTGAGatgcccttgagcaagacacctaacccccaatcactccctgggcgccacagcaagaatggctgcccactgcttcGGGTGTGTTCATGGTGCACTTGGATGgctgaaatgcagagcacaaattctgagtatgggacaccatacttggccacatgTCATGTCACATTCACTTTtacaagacccctgaaggtgtcctgtggtCTTTAGCACCAAGATTTTAGCAGCAGATTCTTCAAGACCTGTAGAGGTGGAGCCACCATGGAGcaaacttgttggtccagcacatcccacagatgctcagttggactgagatctggggaatttggaggccaggacaacaccttgaactcttcattATGTTCCTCAAACCAATCCTGAGCAATGTGTGCGGTGAGTGTGGCAGgctgcattatcctgctgaaagaggccacttccaccagggaacaTGTGTCATGTAGGGGTGTACCTAGTCTGACTCAATGTTTAGGTTGGTGGGATGTGCACATGAATGGCTGGACCTAGTCTCAACCTCAGATGTCAGGCCCATGGACCGTTGgatgaacgtctgatgcatatggcacacttatctaGAAAAACttgtcatctggttggttgaattctacaggatgtccgggagacgtttgtgtcgcgttctttaatggtctgcctggaaacaaatgccgtgacgccaaacccctcatggaagaagaacaTCGTCGTGTTTACGACTGTGAGAATGAGCGCTTTAAAGGATTAactaaacactggattttcaaaagtatgtaacgcggctccattgttgcagtcaacttgcacaacgttttttaattaataatttattagatgcatgccggtctgttattgtagggacattgactttacattttcatgcccctaaacatgacacaaaacaaaacgaactgtgattggttgcgttacatgccagtcaaacgtcctcttggtccttggccaatgaaagctgcgatagagctcagaccttctgccgtctgtctgaaggtctggctacggaAGACTAGGCTGGAcccagggtttcccagcagaacattgcccagagcatcaTACTCCCAcggtgcatcctggtgccatcactTCCCCAGGTAAACAGCTCACACGTACACACCATCCATGTGATTACTTGCAAATTGTAGAAAACAGGATTCATCGGACCAGGCaaccttcttccactgctccaaggtccagttcaTGTGCCCATTGGTGCTTTTGACGGTGGTGAGGGGTCATCATAGGCACTCTCATTtgtctgtggctatgcagccccatacgcagcaGAGTGCAATGTACTGTGTGTTGTGAAACATTCCTCCcataacataattaaaattttgtgtgacttgtgtcaaagtagaccttctgttggctAGGACCAAAAGGGACAGCCTTCTTTGTCCTTGTGGGTCAATGAGCCTTGCGCACCCAACACCCTGTTGCCGGGttgtggtttgtccctcctcggaccactgttggtaaattcttACCACTGCTGACCAGGAGCAACACACAAGCCTTGTCGTTTCAGAAATACTCTGATCCAGCCGTCTTGCCATAACAATctggcccttgtcaaagtcactcagatctttattcctgcccatttctcctgcatccaacacaTGCCTGATTGTTTGCTTTccatctaatctacccagacTTTAATATGCGGTCTTGTTAGGCGATGATCAACAATATTCACTTCACTTGTGACTCATCAGTGTATATATCTAGTTCAGTTATGAAACtgtagatggcacaggctgatgggtcctaCAATCTGCAAACAATCACATCTTTACTACACAGCACAaactgattggcctctgctgatcttGAAGCCATTGAGAtggcttgctcaacatttaaatagtctggctCAGTGTTCGTCATAAACTGGTCCTGCAGTTCCTCTGAGATCCTTCACcaccccagctccacctgcctagatctgcctCTCGATTCATGTATGTCTAAGTGAAGGATTTTTtcaaattaatcataactaacattGCTTTTTCTTGCTTTTGAAAACTAAATGTCCCCAACACTTAGGCCAAAGTTAGTGTGTCTGACTTTAACAAAAGAGGAAACAAAACCTCTTTTGGTTGGGGGGATTTTCTCTGAAACTTGTCTGAGATCCTCCCGGCCGTgattaaagggtcatgaaaccccctgTTTCTCACCACAGTTTTGAAAAATTTTACAGAATTGGGCGTGGTTACGCTGCGGAGTAGAGGGGGATGAGGGGAGACTGACAACACAGCAACGGCTTCTGACAGTTTTATTTCACTCTCATTAAAAGCATCAAAGCCTCCCACAAATGCATACTTCAAATTACCATTACATGCAACACAATATACACATGGTTTTTGCTAAAATTTattgcacaaataaatgcacagcCATTCGCATTTTGTTCTCTGCATCGAAATGCATATATGAACACACTGTTGCATCTTTGATAACTTTTGAGACTTATTTTACAGCGTTTTTATGAGCCGTTTAATCGGTTAAAGACCGGTTACACTCACAGTGTGGATGAATCGCATTTGTGTCAATGACACAGATATTGAAGAGAACTTGTGTGACACAGGAACTcttacaaagcaaaaacaaacactcgTTTTTGACCCATTAATGCATCTCTTGCTTATTGTATGCAATCTCACTGTTTGAAGCGTCTGTCAGAGGAAATCAATGTCATGAATAATTAAGCGCGTGCTGTCATGAATTAAGCAACACGTCTTCTCATAGGATAAGGACATGCAGTCTCATGAGTAATTACGAGACACCGATGAGTCATCATCGCACTATAGTATGAGAAAATGTTGACACAAAGTCGAATTTAAACCAGGAAGTTGAAAATAGCGCAAAAAGGTTTAAAATTAGTTTTCTCCTACATTCAAAACTAACAGATGGTAGCATCGACTTCTATGCTGTTCAACACACATAACTGTTAAAATCTCAAAAAATTTGGTttagggtttcatgaccctttaaagcATATTCAAAGGTAGTGTCTGAAGTCTGTCTGGTTACTGCTGAGCAGTAGGTTAGTGGAACACTAGAGACCTTATTCCAAAGTGATAGTGTTCATAAGGGGCTAAGTTcataatgttaatgtatttggtctaaGTTGGctaagaccaaatacattaccATTGCCATATTcattaacatgctaaaactattttgactgaaatatacagtatatacatacgCACACCTGCTTTACGGAGGGTGCCGATCTGAGATCCGGTGATGGTCATGTAGTCTCTGTCCGTAACGACTCGTACAACGACTCCCTGTTTGTGCAGGAGGAGAATCGCCCTGCTCAGCTCCATGTGAGAAAAGGAGAACACACACAGGTCCATTGATGTACGTGCAGACAGGAGATGCTCAAGGAGCCTGGAGAAGGATGTCTCAACTCCATGGGGGAGGGGACATGCACTGAGGGCCGAGAGAAAGCAGAGAAATGAGTTGATTTACACACTATTACACATTTAGATTAGGAAAAAGTTGACCAAACTACCAGGGGAAACGTCCATGGCGTGTGAACAGGTGCTCGACACAGACATGGGGTGAAGGAAAGAACAGAACTTCTTTCAGAGGCCCACGAGAGACTCTCAGACGCCGCGTCAGCCAGTCTAACCACTCCACCCCCAGAACGAAAGCTACGGCTCCCAGCCCTAACACTTTCATCAGCTCTTTAAATGACACCTGAGAATACACACACAGAGTGAGAAtggattaaaaaaaggaaagcaGCATTGTATTACACTTTAggaataaaaaagtaatagagattgtacattcctaaaatTTTTGCTATTCCATTTCATAGTCACACACAGTTGGGATCATAAACAACCAGACAGTCATTATCGAAAATCAGGGCCGTTGTCAGAGGGGACAGATCCTGCATGGACAGAGCCCACAAATTTTGACCCATGCATaatgaattattacaattacaCTGGAATACACGTTTGTGATTGGTAGCAAGTGTCTTCTCA
This window encodes:
- the pld6 gene encoding mitochondrial cardiolipin hydrolase isoform X2 — translated: MKVLGLGAVAFVLGVEWLDWLTRRLRVSRGPLKEVLFFPSPHVCVEHLFTRHGRFPCACPLPHGVETSFSRLLEHLLSARTSMDLCVFSFSHMELSRAILLLHKQGVVVRVVTDRDYMTITGSQIGTLRKAGICVRHEMSSAVHMHHKFALVDGKKLITGSLNWTLTAVQSNKENVMVTEEPELVQPYQQEFQKLWEANDPANHKPQTTNGGLNR
- the pld6 gene encoding mitochondrial cardiolipin hydrolase isoform X1 is translated as MNDSFTNRTCLCCHLSSADMFQQVSFKELMKVLGLGAVAFVLGVEWLDWLTRRLRVSRGPLKEVLFFPSPHVCVEHLFTRHGRFPCACPLPHGVETSFSRLLEHLLSARTSMDLCVFSFSHMELSRAILLLHKQGVVVRVVTDRDYMTITGSQIGTLRKAGICVRHEMSSAVHMHHKFALVDGKKLITGSLNWTLTAVQSNKENVMVTEEPELVQPYQQEFQKLWEANDPANHKPQTTNGGLNR